From Anaerolineales bacterium, one genomic window encodes:
- the ftsZ gene encoding cell division protein FtsZ gives MSTAIPRLGYVYRNDDLHYTQDDLRTWLPVLISLNTRWLTLYASSERTVPEHFLGGIIEAGIEPVILIRAKLGETNPHALHPLLRSYARWGVHYVVVYDRPNLRGNWNTAEWNRRGIVERFLDRTIPLLEYQQSLGLKPVFAPLEPGGDYWDTAFLRSAFESLVRRGKSDLLESLHLGVYAWTYDKPLGWGAGGPSQWPEARPYHTPSNCQDQIGFRTFEWYAELTAQSIGRVPPMLVIAGGAVPDLAVETDHTTAQIEQNVSILRALNGTDIPEYVLNFAFYCLSADSERPGSNAGWFTEETQPKPIVEAIQKVLSSGEKKPAGLTPKSLDHYVLLPNDVELNSAFAELSGFIQQHKPVLGFSKIEARMAHKVTLVGGESEFPRAFERDLADDGCLVDRITTAPDRIQLGPRVTRGLGAGGDPRIGASAAMESSQEIAKALKGADMVFITAGMGGGTGTGAAPVAAEIAKENGAVVVSVVTLPFAFEMKRRAQNALEGVRKLQPHSHTLITVPNDRLLQIAPKDLSLEVAFRLADDVLRQGVQGIAELIMRPGLMNVDFAHVRQLILNGGGALMAIGLSEGPNKAKEATHQAMTHPLLEIDSISQATGVLVHYTGGSDLTLHEVGDAVEDLRQMLPPDCDLILGASTDDMMSGRAQVILIVTGIGGRPVRVLGTEQSFAMEDIPAEQSVLVQDNLDLPAFLRRRASIG, from the coding sequence ATGAGCACCGCCATCCCGCGTCTTGGTTATGTGTACCGCAACGATGATCTGCACTATACGCAAGACGACCTGCGCACCTGGTTGCCGGTACTTATATCGCTCAACACGCGCTGGCTGACGTTGTACGCATCCAGCGAACGCACCGTTCCCGAACATTTTCTAGGCGGCATAATCGAGGCGGGCATCGAACCTGTGATCCTGATACGCGCCAAATTGGGAGAGACGAATCCCCATGCGTTACATCCTTTGCTGCGAAGCTACGCCCGCTGGGGAGTCCACTACGTCGTCGTATACGACCGCCCCAACTTACGCGGGAATTGGAACACTGCGGAATGGAACCGGCGCGGGATCGTCGAACGCTTCCTCGATCGGACCATTCCGCTGTTGGAGTATCAACAATCGCTGGGGTTGAAACCGGTATTCGCTCCGCTCGAACCTGGCGGGGATTACTGGGACACAGCATTCCTTCGAAGTGCATTCGAATCGCTTGTACGCCGCGGAAAATCCGACTTGCTCGAAAGTTTGCATCTGGGTGTTTACGCCTGGACCTACGATAAGCCGCTCGGTTGGGGTGCGGGAGGCCCCTCTCAGTGGCCCGAAGCGCGTCCGTATCACACCCCTTCCAATTGCCAGGATCAAATCGGTTTCCGCACTTTCGAATGGTACGCGGAATTAACCGCCCAGAGTATCGGCCGGGTTCCGCCAATGCTCGTTATCGCAGGAGGTGCCGTTCCCGACCTCGCGGTAGAGACAGATCACACCACGGCCCAGATCGAACAGAACGTGAGTATTCTGCGCGCGTTGAACGGAACGGACATTCCGGAGTACGTGCTGAATTTTGCCTTTTACTGTCTCTCTGCGGATTCGGAGCGACCAGGCAGCAATGCTGGTTGGTTCACCGAAGAAACGCAGCCAAAGCCCATCGTAGAGGCGATCCAAAAAGTCCTATCCTCCGGGGAGAAGAAACCCGCGGGCCTCACTCCGAAATCGTTGGATCATTACGTCCTGCTGCCCAATGACGTGGAACTGAACTCTGCCTTCGCAGAATTATCCGGCTTTATTCAACAACACAAACCCGTGCTCGGGTTCTCTAAAATTGAGGCTCGTATGGCCCACAAAGTCACCCTCGTCGGTGGGGAAAGCGAGTTTCCCCGGGCATTCGAACGGGATCTGGCCGACGACGGTTGTCTGGTCGACCGGATCACCACCGCTCCCGATCGCATCCAGTTGGGGCCGCGCGTCACACGAGGCCTGGGCGCCGGCGGTGATCCACGTATCGGCGCTTCTGCTGCGATGGAAAGCAGCCAGGAAATCGCCAAGGCACTCAAGGGCGCCGACATGGTGTTCATCACCGCAGGCATGGGAGGCGGCACGGGAACAGGCGCAGCGCCCGTTGCAGCGGAAATCGCCAAAGAAAACGGAGCTGTCGTCGTCTCGGTCGTGACCCTGCCGTTTGCGTTCGAGATGAAACGGCGGGCCCAGAACGCACTCGAAGGGGTTCGAAAACTGCAGCCCCATTCACACACGTTGATCACCGTTCCCAATGACCGCCTGCTCCAGATCGCTCCCAAAGATCTCAGCCTGGAAGTGGCTTTCCGCCTGGCCGATGATGTCTTGCGGCAAGGCGTTCAAGGGATAGCCGAATTGATAATGCGTCCGGGATTGATGAACGTCGACTTCGCCCACGTACGGCAGCTAATCCTCAACGGTGGTGGTGCGCTGATGGCCATCGGTTTGAGTGAAGGGCCGAACAAAGCCAAGGAAGCGACGCATCAAGCGATGACCCATCCGCTTTTGGAAATCGATAGCATCTCCCAGGCCACTGGCGTTTTGGTCCATTACACCGGCGGATCGGATTTGACTCTTCACGAAGTCGGCGACGCGGTCGAGGACTTGCGCCAGATGCTGCCTCCGGACTGCGATCTGATACTTGGCGCATCGACCGACGATATGATGTCTGGACGGGCGCAGGTGATCCTCATCGTCACCGGCATCGGCGGCCGTCCTGTGCGCGTCCTGGGAACGGAACAATCGTTTGCCATGGAAGACATT